Proteins encoded together in one Thermogemmatispora onikobensis window:
- a CDS encoding LacI family DNA-binding transcriptional regulator, which yields MKPKVTIEDIARLAGVSKATVSRVLNERSNVKAETRERVLRVMHEQGFVPSLAAAGLAGGRSRLVGVLAPPLTQPTVPEILRGVAEAIEHTDYEIVLYSTNAGQSPTTIVNRILALGLTSCLLVIQPGPLTPRLLQLASQGLPVVVIDDQGPSPELPSVGIDNCVSAYQATLHLIRLGYRRIAHLQGPTEFRCAQERYQGYRQALDDAGLPFDPALVFNGTFETSSGRTCAAALAALPPAERPEALFIANDQMAFGFLSAAEALGLRIPQDLAVVGFDDIPLSAHVRPTLTTIKQPFYEMGRNAVELLLSLLHGQSWQPTTGTEGGYQPPIRIQLPTRLVIRESCGALTLHRRQEQEHSLSDE from the coding sequence ATGAAGCCAAAGGTGACGATTGAGGATATTGCTCGGCTGGCAGGTGTATCGAAGGCCACAGTTTCGCGGGTGCTCAACGAGCGCAGCAATGTGAAGGCAGAGACACGCGAGCGAGTGCTGCGTGTCATGCACGAACAAGGTTTCGTACCCAGCCTGGCAGCTGCGGGGCTGGCCGGAGGAAGGAGCCGACTGGTAGGAGTGTTGGCTCCGCCTTTGACACAGCCGACCGTTCCTGAGATCCTGCGCGGCGTGGCCGAAGCGATCGAGCACACCGACTATGAGATTGTCCTCTACAGTACGAATGCTGGCCAGAGTCCAACGACGATTGTCAACCGCATTTTGGCGCTGGGGCTGACCTCCTGCCTGCTAGTCATTCAACCAGGACCGCTGACCCCGCGCCTGCTGCAGCTCGCCTCTCAGGGCTTGCCGGTGGTTGTGATCGACGACCAGGGACCTTCGCCGGAGCTACCGTCGGTCGGCATTGACAACTGCGTCAGTGCCTATCAGGCCACTCTGCACCTGATCCGCCTCGGCTACCGGCGCATCGCTCACCTGCAAGGTCCCACCGAATTTCGCTGCGCGCAGGAGCGCTACCAGGGCTATCGCCAGGCCCTCGATGACGCCGGTCTTCCTTTTGATCCGGCCCTGGTCTTCAACGGCACCTTCGAGACGAGCAGTGGACGAACCTGCGCTGCAGCTCTGGCTGCGCTACCACCTGCGGAGCGTCCCGAGGCTCTCTTCATCGCCAATGATCAGATGGCCTTCGGTTTCTTGAGTGCCGCTGAGGCCCTGGGCCTGCGCATTCCCCAGGATCTTGCTGTCGTTGGCTTCGACGATATTCCCCTCTCGGCGCATGTGAGGCCAACATTGACGACCATCAAGCAGCCATTCTATGAGATGGGGCGTAACGCTGTCGAGCTGCTGCTCTCGCTGCTGCATGGGCAGTCATGGCAGCCCACCACTGGCACGGAGGGTGGATATCAGCCTCCCATCCGCATCCAGCTTCCCACTCGCCTGGTGATTCGCGAGTCGTGCGGAGCATTGACTTTGCATCGTCGACAGGAACAAGAACATTCTTTGAGCGATGAATGA